ATAATTTCATAACATTGTTGAATGAATGGTCTAAAGTTGGTTAGTCAGAAGAAATCTTGAAATCTCTTCATTTTGAAGGTTAAAGACATTTTCGAGGTGAGTTGTGTCAGTGATAGTAGATTATGTGGAAGTGTTGTTGGCTAGATAATGTGGGTGAGTATTTCAGATAGGAATGACTTGGGATAGTGCATGGTAAGGCATATAGATTGCAAGAATTGGTACTTTGGATTTTCTAAAGGAGTAAAAAAGTATTTTAATCAAAGATTCAATGGTTGTGGAGTGGGAGTACGAGGTTGCAGCTTTGCGTCGAGGCTTTCAAAGTGGTGAAAGAGTTCAATGAAAGCACAAGAAGGAGAATTCGAGGTGTTGTGATTTATAAGATTTGTGTGGCTAGTGTGAGCAGAGAAACAGGAATACTTAAGTCATGATATATAGTTCCTTGGTACTAAGTTGATGAGTTGGTCGATATTCCAATTTTTGAAGTCGTAAATGGCAGCACGAGTATGAGTATCTCGAATAAAGGATTAAAATCGGTCACCACAGACTTATATGAGAATTATTACTCTTTTTGTAAAGATTCAGAATCATTTCAGGTAACTATCAGTGATATTCAGAGAATTATGCATCTCACACCGGATCAGAATTGTCATGTAATGTCGGGTGTCTTATGGATATATTACTAGAAGATTTATGGTAATCTGGTAGCCCATTTTGGAAGATTTGATAGGTTTTCAGTTAAGAATGGAGGTACGACAATGTTATCGATCTTTATTAGAGATTGGCAAAGGGATTTGATATTACTTTGTTGATGGCAGCTATTCGGGCAATTCTAATGGTTTACACCTATATTGGCGACATATCTAAGAGGTACAAATGGTTATAGGAAGTCTTTAGCGTGATTAGATGGTTTTCTACGGATTTGGCTCGACAAAGCAATCAGTAGATTTGCATAAAGTTTGGTGATTTGAAAATTTGAGAAGGATTGGATGATGAGTTTTGACTAAGTGGTTCCAACTTCCGGATACTGAAGTAACGAGATTGGAATTAGCGTAATAAGCTCTTGATAAGATCGATTGTGATGGAAATACTTAGAATTTGCTCAGTAAGGATTCCTTCCTGGCGAGAGGAAGTCAAGATTTGGACTCGTGGCATGTGTTAATGAGTTTCTAAGGAACCTTGGTGATGATGACGACTTAGAAGGTGTGAATGAAGGATTAGCAAAATAAGAGTACTCTAGCAGTTCAGTTTTGGCAATGGATTGTAAGAGGCTTGTGGTGTTTGTGATGGTATTGTGGAATCAACCAATATATTTATTGGTAAGGTTATAGTCAGAATCAGGTAATATCGGTAGGGACAGTCAGTATATTCAAGGATCAACTGGGAAAGGAATTTCGGGTATAAAAGAATGGAAAATTTGGATATTTGAGCTAAGTTAAATATTGTTTTGATTGATAAGGTGAACTAGCAGTACTATTAGTGTCCTTCTTGCCTGAAGAGGCTTCCTTGAGATTAAAATAGGGATTTCTTAGTTTCTCATCGGTTTtgcgtactctttctttttcgttcgaggacgaatgattatTTTATTGGTATCTGaagtaacgacccgcttggtcttTTAGGTATATTTTCTtgtttacccctgttgacccttttcCCAACTTTGTTAGAGTGGTTTTGAATAGTGGGGATGGGTAGCGCGGTTCCTGAGGTGATTGGGATTGTTTTGAGGAGTTTAGAAGCCCTCAAGTTGAATAAGCGAAAAAGTGCTGACCAATAGTTGGCTTTTGGGTATTTTTGTCTTTTTGGGATTTTCATCGATTCTATGAAGTCCAtctggtcgattatgacttggtaggATAATTGGTTCGATTCTCGAGGCACTAGGGAGGTATTTAAGGCCTTTGGTTAGAAACTTTGTTTTGCGCGTTTGAGGGTTGACTGGGTCAACatgacctcttttgggaatttcgGGTGCGTGAGTGAGTTCGTAGAAGTTCATACTCagtatgcatatttggtttgtgtttgaAAGGTTCTAGGGTGGTTTCGGGTGTCGGTTCCAAGCTTGGGAAACACCAGCATTTTCTGGTATTTCAGTTGCTGCTTTTGCTCTTCACGTttgtcgggctaggttgtgttcATGAAGTCTAAATTTTGAGGGGGGTCGTGTTCCCGATGGACCTGGTTCAGGGCAACCCTTCGCATCCGCGATGGGCCTTTGTGTTCGCGAAGAAGGTTTTGGGGCCTGGACAGAATATAACCCCATTTCGTGATTCATTGCTCATATTTTAATTTTGGGAGGTTGGGGGCTCAGGAGCTCAGATTTGGGAGATTTCAAGggtgttcttcaagtttcttcacGGGGGTAAGTTTCTAACATCCCTTTTACCATTCTACCATCGATTATTAcagacactactaaaaaaacagcgtttagtgacggacgtattccgtcgctaatcagcatatatctgttgctaaacatgtgttgcgacggattagcgacggaATGTCGTCTGTTACGATTTTGCGCGTTGCTAACCTATTAGCGACGGAAATATGAAATCCGTAGCAAACATAGCGACAGAGTAGCGACGTATGAGATCCGTTCCACATTATAGCAACGGATTATTTTGTTGCTATTATTATGAATTCcgtgactaatttcatatttcatttcgtcGTTTTAGTAAATTAGTGACGAAAACCAttgtcgctaatccgtcgcaaaatatttgaattatttgtgcctgcatttagcgacaatacaatgtttgtcgcagtctgtagcctactgttttccctctagcaacgaccaaaatccgtcgcacatctgtcacaaatatttttcttccgatttttttaaattttaaatacacctgttgaaacatactaaatacaaagtaataaatacccttaaaaataactgacattcacataaaataatatttataaaaaagattcaaaatagatagcgaaatcctaatcgttaagtccaaaacaccgacaacaccaagctatcaactaccaaaagaacccacacatccatcaagtattgttagtgcataattttgttctttccaacaaaaagcagataactttgtgcttgagatccaagaccatatattcttctcttccttgttcccccagcagcttcgtaatatgcttcacattgatcaatatcagactgagactgtgatttttcccgtaatatttcttgatatctttcctgtaataagtagtgaaattaaaacatcaagaatactaaccattcaattttaccaaataaaaagagaaatgaattCTAAAGATAAGGGAGCAGATATTTATCCATTTTTCGTTGGAATTGAAGTCTCATGATGACCAACAAAAAAGAGTTTCATACAACTTGGATATAAATGATCATATACACTGTCTCTAAACACTGTCTACAAACTGTACGAGTTTATACATAAAACACATCTCTGCGTTTATTTGTCTATTGCAGTGTGAATAATTTTACTTAAGTCAAAAAGAAAAGCTGGTTGGTCCCTTCATATGCTTGTATACAATACACTATGCTTATAATACTCAGTgtaattattaatttattattaaaTCTAAAATATTTTTGTTATTGATGTACATTTAGTCTAAATGTATTAACAAGAAAATCACAAACATCCCTGAAGTTTTACTTGTATGACATACACCCTTTGTGGTTTTAAATATTAAAGAAATCTATCTCTCATTTTTCGTGTACCAAAACAATATTGTCACATACAAAATGGACAAGCTTTACTATTTTCTGTGAAGTttacttttttcttcttttttctattGTGTACTACGTACTTGCTTTATTATGATTTATGGTGGGAGGCATGCATTTTATCATTGGATACCTGATACCACTGATGAGAGTGTATGCTGAaaataacaaacatctgaacctgaaTGTGGGAATACTTACCCCTTTTTTGTGTTCAATCCTGTTCCAACTGCTGTGCCTCCTTGTGCAAGTTGCTCAAGTGAAGATGCAATCAGTAAGAACAGCTTCTGCCTTAATCATTTTCTGCTATGGGGAAGAGCCGCTATTTGTTATGAAATTATCAGACTGAGTCACTCACCATACAAACACCTTTCATTTTAAAGTTGAGTTGGAACGTTAGTATACATGTTGGTGAACAACCACTATATGTCCATATCCTTGTTTGTTACAACACAGACACATCATTGTTTGTTAgattaagaagaagaaaaaaggcaAGCACATAATATAAACCATAGGAAATTCTCCATATATCACAAAACTTTTATTTGCCTAACATTTGCAAAGGGAGATAACTACATCCTCATGGTCTCTTGGAAGATTTTCCAAAATATCAAGCAGCATTTTTCAGGTGGTTTATACATGTTACTGTAGCCATATATGGTAGTAGAAAGTAAAATTTTTACAAAGAACAAGTGAAGAAGGATACATGAGAATGAGAGGAGAGACTTTCATCTTACAAACTCTTTTGGCATTTGAATTGGTTTTGGCTATTCTGAAAAACAGCTTTTGTAAAATGGTTCTGAGTAACAACAGTGTTTGAGTTGCTTTAGTCTTTAGAATTAGTAGTTGGGCAAATGACCAAAAGCTGTCAATGGACCTAAGTCTATTGTTCAAACTGAGCAGAACAGTTCATTTTGATTTTTCTTAATTCTTCTTCATCATAACTCAACAAAATTCATTTTTCCCTATTGCCCCTATAAATTTGTAAATTAATGAAAGTTTGAGGGAATGTTGTTTCCCCTTTTATGCATTAGGAACCTAGTAGATGGATATAACTAAGAGCAGGACGTGGCCTGCTCACTACACAGTATACATAATGCCCCTACAAGAAATCACTAGAATCAGTCATCAAGGTAAACAAGCAAGCACAGTTGACAATTGCATGCTACAAAACCACATAGTGCTGCATAAAATGCTAAACAGCAATGGAACCAGCTGCTAAAAGAAAAGGTAAACATGCGTCCCAATTCTTTGTGAGTGAAAAAGAAATCAACCTTCGAGTGTAGTGAAGTATGCAACTGTTTTAAGTTTGGTACTAATCTTTTATTTATCTCCATAGCAGCAGCAATATGCATCACCTACAAAATAACCATTGCTAAGAACTTAGCATAAGTTTGAAAGGAGAATTAGAAACATAACAATATATCTTGCAAACAAGTAATCTGAAGGAGAAACTCACAGTAGGAAATGTGTCATTTGAAGATTGTGATCTGTTCACATGGTCGTTTGGGTGCACATGCTTTTCGCCCCGCTTATGGCCAAGAATTTCAGCTGCTCTGTTTGCAATAAGCTGAAAAGATCAGATAAGGCATCACTAGAAAGAACCATATTAAGATTTCTTCCCTTTTGTAGAAGATAATTCCTTGCAGCACATAAGTCAACAAAATACCCTCACAATATTGCcaacttcctcaacattcttataatACAAACGCTTTACAAGCCGTCACAATCTGACAAATGCTAGCTACCGTCACAATGCCGCTAGTTTCTTCTCTAACTAATGTACTACCGACAATTAAATGTTAGCCGCTAACAAGCAACTTTCGGTGGTCTTGAACTATTTGCTGAATGAACTGGTTTACATACTGGAGAAAGAAGTCAGCGCTGCTAAAAGTGATCAAGAAACTTCTTCACCAACATAAAAGATTGCAAACGGACCAACCAGTGTTCATGCTAATGGTGTTAAGAAGGATCCCCAGGCTTACATACGCGCACAAGAATTTCCAGGTAAAGCCTGCTTGTCTTGGCAATGCTGTCATTTCTGGTAACACATCACTTGAAATGTCATTAATTATATTCcccttatttctttctttttttagttTCATCTCCCAGACCTATTTAAGCTGGGTTGTCTAGTACTCTGCACTTCATGATTGGGTCTTATATTTAGTCTTGTTGTGTACTTTGTTCAATCTCTATCTACAAACAGGAACTAAAGTATATTTTGAATGATATTAATGAACTGTTGGTATCCAGTAAGGATCTGCTTTGAACCCATACTTGTAATGACCCATGCTACATGCAAACAATATTATATGAGATATAAAATTAGTGAAGCCCACTAATATAGTCAGAATGACTTCTCTGTTGTCATTGATGCTGATCTTCTTGAGTTCAGTTTTTTTAATCTTTATAACAAGACAAAAACAATGTAAAAT
Above is a genomic segment from Lycium barbarum isolate Lr01 chromosome 12, ASM1917538v2, whole genome shotgun sequence containing:
- the LOC132623719 gene encoding fumarate hydratase 2-like isoform X1 — encoded protein: MYRFVANLSSKTRVARTNTQQIGGRLNWSRSYAAKDIRFGVEARAAMLQGIEELVDAVKVTMGPKVVTEELGLSIENMDFEMLGTCKKLIANRAAEILGHKRGEKHVHPNDHVNRSQSSNDTFPTVMHIAAAMEINKRLVPNLKQLHTSLHSKLAQGGTAVGTGLNTKKGKDIKKYYGKNHSLSLILINVKHITKLLGEQGREEYMVLDLKHKVICFLLERTKLCTNNT